GACTCGGAAAAAATACGCAATCTCGCGATCGTGGCGCACATCGACCACGGCAAGACGACCCTCATCGACTCCATCTTCAAGGCGGCGCAGACCTTCAGCGAGCGCACCCAGATGGCCGAGCGGGTGATGGACTCC
The sequence above is drawn from the uncultured Fretibacterium sp. genome and encodes:
- a CDS encoding GTP-binding protein → MPFDSEKIRNLAIVAHIDHGKTTLIDSIFKAAQTFSERTQMAERVMDS